A section of the Salmo trutta chromosome 4, fSalTru1.1, whole genome shotgun sequence genome encodes:
- the LOC115191674 gene encoding zinc finger protein GLI4 isoform X1 has product MSNSVHFHSQLASIMEVLANTAVAEICQLVDDGYAVLRLEISRTQSENQALKSKLHLVEVRSRERSVKRSIVPLSSSSGAQGTDQVEEKQSTSVRRNGGSVVLGDRSTRTVSEENLDTTEHPEVVVVKEEKLEEELRECGSKHNQQPRRLISVSQSLVAVNDQILNAETSPVEVAEEKQDGDNQRLQQTANGHSTASQRPHSSDCVTYQRESHTAAGLSPIEDGRDMLDPSCSYLVETDSTEPLDAQPPLTQSGVTTLCDSMASSASLGWKQEARGVDTLKMEAGMPSWTKGRDIGMGLAAQCGVDIPGKNREGVQLGNGTNICPQSNVNLRESESSEGRKSSEPDAKGFDTSLDYFFSPSEMAGIQTHHRGDGAGGEELTSCPYPGDDGFVSPSNSTQGGLFSNRQINCQECGRLFSNSLDLALHQRIHMGEKLFSCAQCDKQFLHLHQLKTHQRIHTREKPFSCSQCGKHFSQSSHIKRHMSVHTGEKRFGCSVCGKRFSQSCSLKVHQSVHTGERPFGCTQCGKSFSALGNLMRHQSVHSRKQD; this is encoded by the exons ATGTCGAATTCTGTACATTTTCACTCTCAGCTCGCCTCCATCATGGAGGTATTGGCTAACACGGCAGTGGCAGAAATCTGCCAACTTGTAGACGATGGCTATGCCGTGTTGCGCCTTGAAATATCGAGAACTCAGAGCGAAAACCAGGCTTTGAAGAGCAAACTACACCTGGTGGAGGTTCGTTCTAGGGAACGATCTGTCAAAAGAAGCATCGTACCCCTGTCGAGCTCTTCTGGTGCGCAAGGAACAG ATCAAGTCGAAGAGAAGCAGTCCACCAGTGTAAGGAGAAATGGAGGATCCGTGGTGTTGGGGGACAGGAGCACTAGGACGGTCAGTGAGGAG AACCTTGACACGACTGAGCATCCTGAGGTAGTGGTTGTAAAAGAGGAGAAATTAGAAGAGGAGCTGAGAGAATGTGGCTCAAAGCACAACCAGCAACCCAGGAGACTGA TTAGTGTGTCTCAGTCTCTTGTTGCTGTGAACGATCAAATCCTGAATGCAGAAACTTCACCTGTGGAGGTAGCTGAGGAGAAGCAGGACGGCGACAACCAGAGGCTCCAACAGACCGCAAACGGACACAGCACGGCAAGCCAGCGCCCACACAGCTCGGACTGTGTGACAtatcagagagagagtcatacagcAGCTGGCCTCTCTCCCATAGAGGATGGCAGAGACATGCTTGATCCGTCTTGTTCTTATTTGGTGGAAACTGACTCTACTGAGCCACTTGATGCCCAGCCGCCCTTGACTCAGAGTGGGGTCACGACCTTGTGTGACAGTATGGCTTCCTCTGCCTCACTGGGCTGGAAGCAGGAGGCCAGAGGAGTTGACACTCTTAAAATGGAGGCAGGAATGCCCTCCTGGACCAAAGGGAGGGATATTGGAATGGGCCTGGCTGCTCAGTGTGGAGTTGACATCCCTGGGAAAAACAGGGAGGGTGTTCAGCTGGGGAACGGCACAAACATCTGTCCTCAGAGCAACGTTAACTTAAGGGAGAGCGAGTCATCGGAAGGGCGCAAGTCCAGCGAACCGGATGCAAAAGGATTCGATACCTCCTTAGACTATTTTTTCTCTCCATCGGAAATGGCCGGGATACAGACTCACCACCGAGGTGACGGCGCTGGAGGCGAGGAGCTGACCTCTTGTCCGTATCCCGGCGACGATGGTTTCGTCAGCCCTTCAAACTCGACACAAGGGGGCCTCTTCTCAAACAGACAGATCAACTGCCAGGAATGTGGACGGCTGTTTTCCAACTCGCTAGACCTCGCACTGCACCAAAGAATTCACATGGGGGAGAAACTCTTCAGCTGCGCCCAGTGTGACAAGCAGTTCCTCCACCTGCACCAGCTCAAGACCCACCAAAGAATACACACCAgggagaaaccttttagctgctCCCAATGCGGGAAGCACTTCTCCCAGTCCAGCCACATCAAGAGACACATGAGtgttcacacaggagaaaagcggTTTGGCTGCAGCGTATGCGGGAAGAGGTTTTCACAATCCTGTAGCCTCAAAGTGCACCAGAGTGTCCACACCGGGGAGAGACCGTTCGGCTGCACTCAGTGCGGGAAGAGTTTCTCTGCGCTCGGGAACCTAATGAGGCACCAGAGTGTCCACAGTAGAAAGCAGGATTAA
- the LOC115191674 gene encoding zinc finger protein GLI4 isoform X2, with protein MSNSVHFHSQLASIMEVLANTAVAEICQLVDDGYAVLRLEISRTQSENQALKSKLHLVEVRSRERSVKRSIVPLSSSSGAQGTDQVEEKQSTSVRRNGGSVVLGDRSTRTNLDTTEHPEVVVVKEEKLEEELRECGSKHNQQPRRLISVSQSLVAVNDQILNAETSPVEVAEEKQDGDNQRLQQTANGHSTASQRPHSSDCVTYQRESHTAAGLSPIEDGRDMLDPSCSYLVETDSTEPLDAQPPLTQSGVTTLCDSMASSASLGWKQEARGVDTLKMEAGMPSWTKGRDIGMGLAAQCGVDIPGKNREGVQLGNGTNICPQSNVNLRESESSEGRKSSEPDAKGFDTSLDYFFSPSEMAGIQTHHRGDGAGGEELTSCPYPGDDGFVSPSNSTQGGLFSNRQINCQECGRLFSNSLDLALHQRIHMGEKLFSCAQCDKQFLHLHQLKTHQRIHTREKPFSCSQCGKHFSQSSHIKRHMSVHTGEKRFGCSVCGKRFSQSCSLKVHQSVHTGERPFGCTQCGKSFSALGNLMRHQSVHSRKQD; from the exons ATGTCGAATTCTGTACATTTTCACTCTCAGCTCGCCTCCATCATGGAGGTATTGGCTAACACGGCAGTGGCAGAAATCTGCCAACTTGTAGACGATGGCTATGCCGTGTTGCGCCTTGAAATATCGAGAACTCAGAGCGAAAACCAGGCTTTGAAGAGCAAACTACACCTGGTGGAGGTTCGTTCTAGGGAACGATCTGTCAAAAGAAGCATCGTACCCCTGTCGAGCTCTTCTGGTGCGCAAGGAACAG ATCAAGTCGAAGAGAAGCAGTCCACCAGTGTAAGGAGAAATGGAGGATCCGTGGTGTTGGGGGACAGGAGCACTAGGACG AACCTTGACACGACTGAGCATCCTGAGGTAGTGGTTGTAAAAGAGGAGAAATTAGAAGAGGAGCTGAGAGAATGTGGCTCAAAGCACAACCAGCAACCCAGGAGACTGA TTAGTGTGTCTCAGTCTCTTGTTGCTGTGAACGATCAAATCCTGAATGCAGAAACTTCACCTGTGGAGGTAGCTGAGGAGAAGCAGGACGGCGACAACCAGAGGCTCCAACAGACCGCAAACGGACACAGCACGGCAAGCCAGCGCCCACACAGCTCGGACTGTGTGACAtatcagagagagagtcatacagcAGCTGGCCTCTCTCCCATAGAGGATGGCAGAGACATGCTTGATCCGTCTTGTTCTTATTTGGTGGAAACTGACTCTACTGAGCCACTTGATGCCCAGCCGCCCTTGACTCAGAGTGGGGTCACGACCTTGTGTGACAGTATGGCTTCCTCTGCCTCACTGGGCTGGAAGCAGGAGGCCAGAGGAGTTGACACTCTTAAAATGGAGGCAGGAATGCCCTCCTGGACCAAAGGGAGGGATATTGGAATGGGCCTGGCTGCTCAGTGTGGAGTTGACATCCCTGGGAAAAACAGGGAGGGTGTTCAGCTGGGGAACGGCACAAACATCTGTCCTCAGAGCAACGTTAACTTAAGGGAGAGCGAGTCATCGGAAGGGCGCAAGTCCAGCGAACCGGATGCAAAAGGATTCGATACCTCCTTAGACTATTTTTTCTCTCCATCGGAAATGGCCGGGATACAGACTCACCACCGAGGTGACGGCGCTGGAGGCGAGGAGCTGACCTCTTGTCCGTATCCCGGCGACGATGGTTTCGTCAGCCCTTCAAACTCGACACAAGGGGGCCTCTTCTCAAACAGACAGATCAACTGCCAGGAATGTGGACGGCTGTTTTCCAACTCGCTAGACCTCGCACTGCACCAAAGAATTCACATGGGGGAGAAACTCTTCAGCTGCGCCCAGTGTGACAAGCAGTTCCTCCACCTGCACCAGCTCAAGACCCACCAAAGAATACACACCAgggagaaaccttttagctgctCCCAATGCGGGAAGCACTTCTCCCAGTCCAGCCACATCAAGAGACACATGAGtgttcacacaggagaaaagcggTTTGGCTGCAGCGTATGCGGGAAGAGGTTTTCACAATCCTGTAGCCTCAAAGTGCACCAGAGTGTCCACACCGGGGAGAGACCGTTCGGCTGCACTCAGTGCGGGAAGAGTTTCTCTGCGCTCGGGAACCTAATGAGGCACCAGAGTGTCCACAGTAGAAAGCAGGATTAA
- the LOC115191676 gene encoding zinc finger protein 792 — MATMADCVGYQLQIASIMEVLANSAVVEICKIVDDGYSSLRSQMEQERVQIEREREQTEKEKYVLRRKLREMDVKMRSYERRLRRRDLRNEMHAVNFRPHEVSVSSIAMPVSNDQSRGPLATIEDHSQYHHQPQEDRTALSLIKQERVDSCGVDLKVEQNISSESRPTVPEPNDDDSERHNMADTHSSPTAATEDPTEPTRTSGSDTNLKSEMGTEGVNQRPQQPTGPDLSTEILNSPGLDLALMQERVLGHLGLSLAQAAAANAEAAGHPSCSYQTQADVESQSRQFPGSDMGVFAPFDMTAPPPPAPPANQRQPHEATTANEPMGCNFCGRIFHSQASLEVHQRVHTGQRPFSCPHCGKSFAQPNNLRVHLLIHSGERRYRCSICGKSFISSSHLKRHRTVHTQEKPYICSRCGQSFTQLCSVRRHRQQSRCGEPPHAQNELSA, encoded by the exons ATGGCAACAATGGCGGACTGTGTTGGTTATCAATTGCAAATAGCTTCGATAATGGAGGTGCTAGCCAATTCGGCGGTGGTCGAGATCTGCAAAATTGTTGATGATGGTTATTCCTCTCTGCGTTCCCAAATGGAGCAGGAAAGAGTGcaaattgagagggagagagagcaaaccGAGAAAGAGAAATATGTGCTCCGACGAAAATTACGCGAAATGGACGTGAAGATGCGGAGCTATGAGCGAAGACTCAGAAGACGCGACCTACGGAATGAAATGCATGCAGTTAATTTTAGACCACATGAAG TTTCAGTGTCTTCAATTGCCATGCCAGTGAGTAATGACCAGTCCCGAGGCCCCCTGGCTACAATCGAGGACCATTCACAATACCACCACCAGCCTCAG GAAGACAGAACTGCATTGTCCCTAATCAAGCAGGAAAGAGTGGACAGCTGCGGCGTCGACCTGAAGGTAGAACAAAACATCAGCTcagagagtagacccactg TTCCGGAACCCAACGACGATGACAGCGAGAGACATAACATGGCTGACACTCACAGCTCGCCCACTGCAGCCACAGAGGACCCCACTGAGCCCACTAGGACCAGTGGATCCGACACTAACCTCAAGtcagagatggggacagagggtgTGAACCAGAGACCCCAGCAGCCAACAGGACCAGATCTCAGCACAGAGATACTGAATAGCCCCGGTTTGGATCTGGCTCTGATGCAGGAGAGGGTTCTGGGGCATCTGGGGCTTTCCTTGGCCCAGGCAGCAGCCGCAAACGCAGAGGCCGCCGGGcatccatcttgctcctaccaaACCCAGGCTGACGTAGAGAGCCAGTCCAGACAGTTCCCCGGCAGCGATATGGGCGTCTTCGCCCCCTTTGACAtgacagctcctcctcctcccgcaCCGCCAGCGAATCAGAGGCAGCCGCACGAAGCCACAACGGCAAACGAGCCAATGGGCTGTAACTTCTGCGGCCGCATCTTCCACAGCCAGGCGTCCCTGGAGGTGCACCAGCGGGTCCACACGGGACAGCGGCCGTTCAGCTGCCCACACTGCGGCAAGTCATTCGCGCAGCCCAACAACCTCCGGGTGCACCTGCTAATCCACAGTGGCGAAAGGCGGTACCGGTGCTCGatctgtgggaagagtttcattTCGTCAAGTCACCTTAAGAGACACAGGACCGTTCACACCCAGGAGAAACCCTACATCTGCTCTCGGTGCGGCCAGTCCTTCACTCAACTCTGCAGTGTCCGGAGACACAGACAGCAGTCGCGGTGCGGAGAGCCGCCTCATGCTCAAAACGAACTCTCTGCTTGA